The Virgibacillus phasianinus genome includes a window with the following:
- a CDS encoding GNAT family N-acetyltransferase, which yields MDISIEKLHEADFEQLFEFELENRAYFEEMVPSRGNVYYNFDIFRKRNKALLDEQSQGLSHFYLIKNIDGLILGRMNLVDIEKSQGSGHIGYRVGKSHTGKGVAKKALGLLLETFTDLDLKQVKAKTTTNNIASKKVLEKNGFEQTESNGEEFEINGQVLKFVNYLWTNKILPQ from the coding sequence ATGGATATTTCTATCGAGAAATTACACGAAGCAGATTTTGAACAATTATTTGAATTTGAACTTGAAAACAGGGCTTATTTTGAGGAAATGGTACCAAGTCGTGGGAATGTCTACTATAACTTTGATATCTTCCGAAAAAGGAATAAAGCCTTACTGGATGAACAATCCCAAGGGTTATCACATTTTTATTTGATAAAAAATATAGATGGTTTAATTCTTGGCAGGATGAACTTAGTGGACATTGAAAAATCCCAAGGTTCAGGTCATATTGGTTATAGAGTGGGAAAATCCCATACAGGAAAAGGTGTTGCTAAAAAAGCATTGGGATTATTACTTGAAACTTTTACAGACCTGGATTTAAAACAGGTTAAGGCAAAAACAACAACCAATAATATAGCATCCAAAAAAGTATTAGAGAAAAACGGATTTGAGCAAACGGAATCCAATGGTGAAGAATTTGAAATAAATGGCCAGGTATTAAAATTTGTAAACTATTTATGGACCAATAAAATTTTGCCACAGTAA
- a CDS encoding ClbS/DfsB family four-helix bundle protein: protein MTKKYYKWTKTSNLYSYFAANTSKHYIWAIKNVKILQRL from the coding sequence ATGACAAAAAAATACTATAAGTGGACAAAAACAAGTAATTTATATAGTTATTTTGCAGCAAACACCTCTAAACACTATATTTGGGCTATAAAAAATGTGAAGATATTGCAAAGGTTATAA
- a CDS encoding DUF4188 domain-containing protein codes for MGKQVFTGRYTTENDNDIVVFIIGMRINKWLAIHKWFPVFTAMPPMIKELYTYQDELGFLSMESFFGLKTTVMIQYWRSMEDLLAYAREEKHLTAWRDFNRKVGNNKAVGIYHESYQIKKKNYESVYGNMPLYGLAKALPQIPITNDSNGARKRLKDVTKRSK; via the coding sequence ATGGGGAAACAAGTATTTACTGGTCGTTATACAACAGAAAATGATAATGATATTGTAGTTTTCATTATTGGGATGCGTATCAATAAATGGCTTGCTATTCATAAATGGTTTCCGGTTTTTACTGCAATGCCACCGATGATTAAAGAATTGTATACATATCAGGATGAGCTTGGATTTTTGTCTATGGAAAGCTTCTTTGGATTGAAAACTACTGTCATGATCCAATATTGGCGTTCCATGGAAGATCTTTTAGCGTATGCCAGAGAAGAAAAGCATTTAACGGCGTGGAGAGATTTTAATCGAAAGGTCGGGAACAATAAAGCAGTTGGCATTTATCATGAAAGTTATCAAATTAAAAAGAAAAACTACGAATCTGTCTATGGAAACATGCCTTTATACGGATTAGCTAAGGCTCTTCCACAAATTCCAATTACAAATGATTCAAATGGTGCAAGAAAACGATTGAAAGATGTAACTAAACGTTCTAAATAA
- a CDS encoding DUF3888 domain-containing protein, which produces MKKIVIAICLTLGISITLHPFCSLAENINTDKPSKALLYHDIVISMLLPKIQNKINEFYSAILTRYPNVYPYMVYVENIKRLDNFRGFIFSITVKVNPVVGPHISVGTDKMTFKIDGSRVRLTKFNHIKTEKLPPHWQHIVR; this is translated from the coding sequence ATGAAAAAAATCGTTATTGCCATTTGTTTAACACTTGGAATTTCAATTACTTTACACCCCTTTTGTTCTTTGGCAGAAAACATAAATACCGATAAACCATCAAAGGCACTACTGTACCATGACATAGTTATTTCAATGCTTCTGCCTAAAATTCAAAACAAGATTAATGAATTTTACTCGGCGATACTAACGAGATATCCAAACGTTTACCCATATATGGTTTATGTTGAAAATATAAAGAGGCTGGATAACTTTCGTGGTTTTATTTTTTCAATAACAGTAAAAGTCAATCCTGTCGTTGGCCCGCATATTTCAGTGGGAACAGACAAAATGACTTTTAAAATTGACGGTTCAAGGGTGAGACTCACAAAGTTTAACCACATAAAGACTGAAAAGCTTCCCCCACACTGGCAACACATTGTTAGATGA
- a CDS encoding MFS transporter has protein sequence MDYQKKTVVASVAGLTLEGMDIMFISFAMSMIIAHFNIDLATGGFISSITNIGMLAGGVIFGILADKFGRVRIFTYSILLFAIGTALTGLATNIEQVYVYRFIAGLGAGGEYGIGMALVAEAWPKNKQGRASSYVSLGAQYGVILAALLSAMILPFFGWRALFFVGLIPVIFAFIVRRNLDESPEWVSAQQQKKLVNVKEKGRLIQLFDTPRATATTISLAFMATVQIAGYNGLMIWLPSMLQQSQGLSVSSSAIWTIATAVGMIIGMLTFGRFMDRFGAKRSYGVFLLASAAAVFLYAYAEGNAGVLIGGAIVGFFANGMFAGYGALISNFYPVQIRSTATNAIFNFGRALGGLSPILVGYILQKYDMTVAMGYLAVLYCLSFIIMLTLKSKPTENSVASQRSA, from the coding sequence ATGGATTATCAGAAGAAAACAGTAGTGGCATCTGTGGCAGGTTTAACATTAGAGGGCATGGATATTATGTTTATCTCATTTGCCATGTCCATGATTATTGCACATTTTAATATCGATTTAGCAACAGGCGGATTTATATCTTCTATTACAAATATCGGAATGCTTGCTGGAGGAGTGATTTTTGGCATTCTAGCAGATAAATTCGGCCGAGTACGAATTTTCACGTACAGTATTTTACTTTTCGCGATCGGTACTGCTTTAACTGGGCTTGCGACAAACATTGAACAGGTTTACGTTTATCGATTTATAGCAGGTCTTGGTGCTGGTGGAGAATACGGAATTGGCATGGCATTGGTTGCAGAGGCTTGGCCCAAGAATAAACAAGGCAGAGCATCTTCGTATGTGAGTCTAGGTGCTCAATATGGTGTCATTCTCGCGGCACTGCTAAGCGCTATGATCCTTCCATTCTTTGGATGGAGAGCATTGTTTTTTGTTGGATTAATACCGGTAATTTTTGCATTTATTGTGCGAAGAAATTTAGACGAATCACCAGAATGGGTATCTGCTCAACAACAAAAAAAGTTGGTCAACGTGAAAGAAAAAGGCAGGTTAATCCAGTTATTTGATACACCTAGAGCTACAGCGACCACCATTTCTTTAGCATTCATGGCAACTGTTCAGATTGCAGGTTATAATGGTTTGATGATTTGGTTGCCATCCATGCTGCAACAATCACAGGGATTATCCGTTTCAAGCTCCGCGATTTGGACAATTGCTACTGCAGTTGGAATGATTATTGGTATGCTAACCTTTGGACGGTTTATGGATCGATTTGGGGCAAAACGTTCCTATGGGGTGTTCCTTCTTGCATCTGCAGCAGCTGTATTTTTATACGCTTATGCGGAAGGAAATGCGGGCGTGCTGATTGGTGGAGCCATTGTAGGATTCTTTGCAAATGGAATGTTCGCCGGATATGGAGCCTTAATTAGCAATTTTTACCCAGTTCAAATTCGCAGTACGGCAACAAATGCAATTTTCAACTTTGGCAGGGCTTTAGGAGGTTTATCTCCAATCCTGGTTGGGTATATTTTGCAAAAGTATGATATGACAGTAGCGATGGGTTACCTAGCAGTTTTATATTGCCTTTCTTTTATTATAATGCTTACTTTAAAAAGTAAACCGACTGAAAATAGTGTTGCGTCGCAGCGTTCGGCTTAA
- the asnB gene encoding asparagine synthase (glutamine-hydrolyzing) yields MCGITGIVNWQKDVRAENTIVKKMTETLSLRGPDDTQVWISQHAAFGHKRLAVVDLDGGRQPMSKDHNGVTYTLVYNGELYNTEDLRRDLLNRGYQFVTTSDTEVLLTAYIEWKEKCVQYLNGIYAFGVWDQEKEQLFMARDRLGVKPLFYMESDGHFLFGSEIKAILAHQNVHAEVDRGGLSEIFGLGPSRTPGHGIFKGINELRPAHALVYAKDGLKKWRYWNVKSYKHTDSLDDTAEKVRSLFVDAVQRQLVADVPVSTFLSGGLDSSAITAIASNYFKQNGRGTLSTFSVDYEGNDQYFEASKFQPSSDRPWIEKVVDHFGTNHHDEVITGFELADLLKEAVDLRDQPGMADIDSSLLWFCRRIKQQTTVSLSGECADEIFGGYPWFHDPAASKGEGFPWMTSLDSRIDLLHPEWQKKLNLKEYVHNRYKQTVDETPRLEGENTLDARRRELFYVNMQWFMAQLLDRKDRMSMGASLEVRVPFADHQLVEYVWNIPWDMKLFQGREKGILRKALEGLLPEDVLYRKKSPYPKTFQPEYTLQVVNWMKEILADGNSPLFNFLRRDRVEAIVKSEGTEFTEPWYGQLMKGPQLIAHLCQIDYWLRKYDVRVSD; encoded by the coding sequence TTGTGTGGCATTACAGGGATTGTTAATTGGCAGAAAGATGTTCGAGCGGAAAATACAATAGTAAAAAAAATGACAGAAACGTTGTCGCTGAGGGGTCCCGATGATACGCAAGTGTGGATAAGTCAACACGCTGCCTTCGGTCATAAGAGGCTTGCGGTTGTCGATCTTGATGGTGGAAGGCAGCCGATGAGTAAGGATCATAATGGAGTGACATATACACTCGTGTATAACGGAGAATTATACAATACGGAAGATTTACGTAGAGATTTGCTTAATAGGGGATATCAATTTGTAACAACATCCGATACAGAAGTATTACTGACAGCTTATATTGAATGGAAGGAAAAATGTGTTCAGTATTTAAATGGCATTTATGCATTTGGTGTTTGGGATCAAGAGAAGGAGCAATTATTTATGGCGAGGGATCGGCTCGGTGTTAAACCCTTGTTTTATATGGAATCCGATGGCCACTTCCTTTTTGGCTCAGAAATAAAAGCAATTTTGGCGCATCAAAATGTACATGCAGAGGTAGATCGGGGTGGCCTTTCGGAGATATTCGGTTTAGGTCCATCCAGAACCCCTGGCCATGGAATATTCAAGGGGATTAATGAATTAAGGCCGGCCCATGCGCTTGTTTATGCAAAGGATGGACTTAAAAAGTGGCGGTACTGGAATGTGAAAAGCTATAAGCATACGGATAGCCTGGATGACACAGCAGAAAAAGTAAGAAGCTTATTTGTTGATGCTGTTCAACGTCAATTAGTGGCGGATGTTCCAGTGTCCACATTTTTATCAGGTGGGTTAGATTCGAGTGCAATTACGGCCATTGCATCCAATTATTTTAAACAGAATGGCAGGGGTACATTATCCACCTTTTCTGTTGATTATGAAGGAAATGATCAATATTTTGAGGCAAGCAAATTCCAGCCCTCAAGTGATCGGCCATGGATTGAAAAAGTTGTCGATCATTTTGGAACAAACCACCATGATGAAGTGATTACAGGTTTTGAACTAGCGGATTTGCTTAAGGAGGCGGTTGATTTGCGAGATCAACCAGGGATGGCCGATATTGACTCTTCCTTGCTATGGTTTTGTCGTCGAATTAAGCAGCAAACGACCGTCAGTTTGTCCGGAGAATGTGCGGATGAAATATTTGGCGGCTATCCGTGGTTCCACGATCCGGCCGCGTCAAAAGGGGAAGGGTTTCCGTGGATGACATCATTGGATTCTAGAATTGATTTGCTTCATCCTGAATGGCAAAAAAAGCTGAATTTAAAAGAGTATGTTCACAATCGATATAAACAAACCGTTGACGAGACGCCACGGTTGGAAGGTGAAAATACATTAGATGCCAGACGCCGTGAACTCTTTTACGTGAATATGCAATGGTTTATGGCACAGCTGCTTGATCGTAAGGATCGAATGAGTATGGGGGCAAGTCTCGAGGTTAGGGTTCCCTTTGCAGACCATCAATTAGTTGAATATGTTTGGAATATTCCATGGGATATGAAACTATTTCAAGGCAGAGAGAAAGGTATATTACGAAAAGCACTTGAGGGTCTATTGCCGGAGGATGTCTTATATCGAAAGAAAAGCCCCTATCCAAAAACGTTTCAACCAGAATACACGCTGCAGGTAGTGAATTGGATGAAGGAGATTTTGGCAGACGGTAATTCTCCATTATTTAACTTTCTTAGACGGGACCGAGTAGAGGCAATTGTTAAAAGTGAAGGTACAGAGTTTACGGAACCATGGTATGGCCAATTGATGAAGGGTCCGCAGCTGATAGCTCATTTATGTCAAATTGATTATTGGTTAAGGAAGTATGATGTTCGTGTGAGTGATTAA
- a CDS encoding zinc-dependent alcohol dehydrogenase family protein, protein MDAKCIKFHEFGSPKEVLNVKYKTIDPPKGNEVLVRMVARPINPSDLIPIKGSYAHRISLPNIPGYEGVGIVEDVGPLVPQNLIGKRVLPLRGEGTWQEFVKTSAEYTVSIPDSISDFTASQMYINPITAWVTCTEALKLRPNDVLLLNACGSAIGHIFAQLSKVLGFKLIAITRNNKYTEELLHLGASFVIDTSENLLYETVMELTNGMGADAAIDSVGGSAGNELAFCVHPNGNFLTIGLLSGVQVNWSDIIKKAKVNATIFHLRNWNKNVSTEKWQDAFNTIITLINDNQLRLMKMNSHYDLLHVKEAVSVVEFSKKGKGKVFLTS, encoded by the coding sequence AAACCATTGATCCACCAAAAGGTAATGAAGTCCTTGTTCGAATGGTAGCACGACCGATAAATCCTTCTGATTTAATACCGATTAAAGGATCGTACGCTCATCGGATTTCTTTACCTAATATACCTGGTTATGAGGGAGTGGGTATTGTAGAAGATGTAGGTCCCTTAGTGCCCCAAAATCTTATTGGTAAACGTGTTTTACCTTTGCGGGGAGAAGGCACATGGCAAGAATTTGTTAAAACATCAGCAGAATATACAGTTTCTATACCGGATTCTATTAGTGATTTTACGGCATCACAGATGTATATCAATCCAATAACAGCTTGGGTGACTTGTACGGAAGCTTTAAAATTAAGACCGAATGATGTTCTATTGCTTAATGCATGCGGATCTGCTATTGGTCACATTTTTGCTCAATTATCGAAGGTTTTAGGATTTAAATTGATTGCGATTACTAGAAATAATAAATATACAGAGGAGTTACTGCATTTAGGTGCTTCTTTTGTAATTGATACTTCCGAAAATCTACTCTATGAAACGGTTATGGAATTAACGAATGGAATGGGGGCAGATGCTGCTATTGATTCCGTTGGAGGGTCAGCTGGAAACGAATTAGCATTTTGTGTCCATCCTAATGGGAATTTTTTAACGATCGGTCTTTTGTCAGGAGTACAGGTAAACTGGTCAGACATTATAAAAAAAGCAAAAGTAAATGCTACTATATTTCATTTGCGGAATTGGAATAAGAATGTCTCAACAGAGAAATGGCAGGACGCTTTCAATACGATTATAACATTAATAAATGATAACCAATTAAGACTCATGAAGATGAATTCTCACTACGATTTGTTACACGTAAAAGAAGCTGTTAGTGTTGTTGAATTTTCCAAAAAGGGGAAAGGAAAAGTGTTCTTAACAAGTTGA